The Pungitius pungitius chromosome 10, fPunPun2.1, whole genome shotgun sequence genome has a window encoding:
- the LOC119228995 gene encoding nck-associated protein 5-like isoform X1, with protein MVSLQQRFSSMEETVRTLLQNQDSLEGPKVDPLDLMKAYKDKLLEEMWKQQDSLEGPTAAEMPAPPEGGDGSEDNAKDSNPLLEQLRALEAENSALSMENDNQRKQYERCLDEVANQVVQALLTQKDLKEECVKLRTRVFDLEQQNRILSVLFQQRVKTSTSPVSQEVQRNGKACIPAGRWPSLLSLTCPRSSGSGSELSLSSACSEYSSGSHTWAEGRGFSKQCAASRDKRMSTGSVSSNHSAPIEQADLGWKEGHILKGLKHLQMCGSKEASSNASVPHCKDCMTSNEGIYSFGLKCGQQGNTNKQLAPTSKSLKAGAVITARDSDDAKNESTKLQSRESSEPPTKELVCLQKLDVTRDDDNNFQEDPVKLAGNSGLFPSPVTDNFLFLEAPSVKPGVSPTDGLMHLEEKNKTTTMKLSDRNNNQERSTDRKSRLDHVKRQQGRLEVEADTNDVSSSVQPSATSALSYVSVARQRSSSMEVRHCRDQASQAGSESQASSASDSPQRKPKPQLCDSARKAFILRSKSADGGKEQSKQTHSPLHQKLIKGHRSKGQSNPPGQSVPSKSTNLSKAQGSLSKVEKDENPLVSTSSKSLKSVRSPLASPVKHVKTFKPPGINECSKSPTKSSLQSSNESVEESLYDNLPCSPRKQRRQDQHSEVSHLERRSPSPPRPPGRTASLVLRPSCDSLPKAHSSAGQTPSSITGKTTSSTTRQQSYIPCILQPQQSLPPNDNQRSAPQPAQLYHTHSCKMPSASLRESVQLSMDRTATGHDEHGASSIFPSQSILQRSKQSISEPRLSDVFPQAYSKMYYHGITNNPQSSTSRPVKMALPVNAKSHEAISGQETSTFLVFGRHDKNETNSTAKGTFQTFTCDPQMIHECGRHDKVRRKMETRCNSLDSEPPVQPVASDSGVMLDWGFDEEGWLFKRSVSVSTRPPLKPVMGMNGAKARSQSFGARYMDRPSFNRSGKVRTQIKTHSGSSLNSLNDVLPGSMSCSSSYHCPMNRSLLNNFLIEEGLTPPSQLGSSSERLQSLKLQREQARRLQIEQQFSSAFGEPVSEEPERQSSITTIEEKVMLGIEENLHKSQEQERTIEVKPKSGSTLANWFGFRKSKLPAPSSKKTDPAKVKEEKREQKMTSLLGGKQTKTDKKRDRRKSDGKDCSVGMRDSHDAVRACISMPCPGMSLNEIQGHSDTIRDPKMQMVNLRADGDNGSTVKSPNQDAVIGSGCKMRTLDSGIGTIPLPESCSFFSSILHLLPKSSSIHEQSLSPPSVPGSSSEDMSPSPLPRWRIPSSFKDCSLAGAPSFSNSSMTHIHSVPFPSVAFLQPIQPQCDPIVTSVRVCDSQSRLPRPPPGGLEPKKLTYIKSKPRASPSQQKEQKRLQLANCKRPSIRSF; from the exons ATGGTGTCACTGCAGCAGCGCTTCTCCAG CATGGAGGAGACAGTGCGCACGCTACTACAGAACCAGGACTCATTGGAAGGGCCCAAGGTGGACCCGCTGGACCTGATGAAAGCCTACAAG GACAAACTCTTGGAAGAAATGTGGAAGCAGCAGGACAGTCTGGAGGGTCCCACAGCAGCGGAGATGCCTGCCCCCCCCGAGGGGGGCGACGGGTCAGAGGACAATGCAAAGGACAGCAATCCTCTGCTGGAGCAACTGCGAGCCCTGGAG GCTGAGAACTCTGCTCTGTCCATGGAAAACGACAATCAGAGGAAGCAGTACGAGCGCTGTCTGGACGAG GTGGCTAACCAGGTGGTCCAGGCCCTCCTCACTCAGAAG GACTTGAAGGAGGAATGTGTGAAGCTGCGGACCCGTGTGTTTGACTTGGAGCAGCAAAACCGTATACTGAGCGTGTTGTTTCAACAGCGTGTCAAAACGTCCACGAGTCCTGTCTCCCAG GAGGTCCAAAGGAATGGAAAGGCATGTATTCCTGCAGGGAGGTGGCCCAGCCTGCTGAGCCTCACCTGCCCACGCAGTAGTGGCAGTGGCAGTGAGCTGTCTCTATCCAGTGCTTGTAGTGAGTACTCCAGTGGCTCCCACACTTGGGCAGAGGGACGTGGATTCTCCAAGCAG TGTGCTGCAAGCCGGGACAAAAGGATGAGTACGGGCTCAGTATCCAGCAACCACTCAGCACCCATCGAGCAGGCAGACCTGGGATGGAAGGAAGGCCACATACTCAAAGGTCTGAAGCACCTTCAAATGTGCGGCTCCAAAGAGGCATCCTCAAACGCGTCGGTGCCTCACTGCAAAGACTGCATGACTTCCAATGAGGGAATATACTCGTTTGGTCTCAAGTGTGGCCAACAAGGGAATACAAACAAGCAATTAGCCCCGACAAGTAAATCTTTGAAGGCCGGAGCAGTGATCACTGCCCGAGACTCAGATGATGCCAAAAATGAATCAACGAAATTACAAAGTAGAGAATCCAGTGAACCACCAACAAAAGAGCTTGTTTGCTTGCAGAAACTGGATGTCACAAGGGATGATGACAACAATTTTCAAGAAGATCCTGTAAAACTTGCAGGGAATTCTGGTCTTTTTCCCTCACCTGTCACAgacaactttttgtttttagaggCCCCCTCAGTAAAACCTGGTGTAAGCCCAACAGATGGCCTCATgcatttggaggaaaaaaacaagaccACCACCATGAAGTTAAGCGACAGAAATAATAACCAGGAAAGGTCTACCGACCGTAAATCCAGACTTGATCATGTCAAAAGACAACAGGGCCGACTTGAAGTCGAAGCAGATACAAATGACGTGAGCTCCTCTGTTCAGCCCTCTGCCACTAGCGCTCTGAGCTATGTGAGTGTAGCCAGACAGCGCAGCTCCTCAATGGAGGTTCGTCACTGCAGAGACCAGGCGAGTCAAGCTGGGAGTGAAAGCCAGGCCTCCAGCGCCTCAGACTCTCCACAGAGGAAACCGAAACCTCAACTTTGCGACTCAGCAAGAAAGGCTTTCATTCTGCGGAGTAAAAGTGCAGATGGAGGGAAAGAACAATCTAAGCAAACACATTCTCCCCTCCATCAAAAACTTATTAAGGGCCACAGGTCCAAAGGACAGTCAAACCCTCCTGGCCAAAGTGTTCCTAGCAAAAGTACAAATCTCAGTAAAGCACAGGGTTCATTATCTAAAGTTGAGAAAGATGAGAACCCTTTGGTGTCAACAAGTTCCAAGTCTCTTAAGAGTGTGCGCTCTCCCCTAGCTTCCCCTGTGAAACATGTGAAGACATTTAAGCCCCCGGGGATCAACGAATGCTCAAAGAGCCCAACAAAATCATCTTTGCAATCAAGCAATGAGTCTGTGGAGGAGAGCCTCTATGACAACTTACCCTGCTCTCCACGAAAACAACGCCGCCAAGACCAACACTCGGAGGTTTCCCATTTGGAACGTcggtccccgtcccccccgcgGCCCCCAGGTCGAACTGCTTCTCTGGTCCTTCGCCCCAGTTGTGACAGCTTACCCAAGGCCCATTCATCTGCAGGTCAGACGCCAAGCTCCATTACTGGGAAGACAACATCGAGCACCACCAGGCAACAATCATATATCCCTTGTATTTTACAGCCACAACAATCCCTCCCACCAAACGATAATCAACGTTCAGCCCCACAACCGGCCCAGCTCTACCATACCCATTCATGCAAGATGCCATCAGCCTCACTTCGAGAGTCAGTCCAGCTATCGATGGACAGAACTGCCACCGGCCACGATGAACATGGTGCTTCTTCTATATTTCCAAGTCAGAGCATCTTACAGCGATCCAAACAGAGCATTAGTGAGCCCAGACTTTCAGATGTTTTTCCTCAGGCATATTCTAAGATGTACTACCACGGGATTACCAACAACCCTCAGAGTTCCACCTCAAGACCTGTAAAAATGGCTCTCCCTGTAAACGCTAAATCTCACGAGGCAATTTCTGGACAGGAAACCAGTACCTTCCTGGTTTTTGGAAGACatgacaaaaatgaaacaaactcCACTGCAAAAGGTACATTTCAGACTTTTACGTGTGATCCCCAAATGATACATGAATGTGGACGTCATGATAAAGTCCGCAGAAAGATGGAGACCCGCTGTAACTCACTGGATTCTGAGCCCCCGGTTCAACCTGTGGCATCAGACAGTGGGGTGATGCTGGATTGGGGTTTTGATGAGGAGGGTTGGCTGTTTAAACGTTCAGTGTCTGTGTCGACCAGACCTCCGCTCAAGCCAGTAATGGGAATGAACGGAGCCAAGGCTCGCAGCCAGAGCTTTGGTGCACGCTACATGGACAGGCCAAGCTTCAACAGATCTGGAAAAGTCCGAACTCAGATCAAAACGCACTCAGGGAGCTCCTTGAACTCTCTTAATGATGTGCTTCCGGGAAGTATGAGTTGCTCGAGTAGCTACCATTGTCCGATGAATCGATCCCTTTTGAACAACTTTTTGATTGAAGAGGGCCTGACACCACCTTCACAATTGGGGTCGTCCAGTGAAAGACTCCAGAGTCTTAAACTCCAACGAGAGCAGGCTCGGCGCCTTCAGATTGAGCAACAGTTCTCAAGCGCCTTTGGCGAGCCAGTTTCTGAGGAACCAGAGAGACAAAGTTCTATAACTACAATTGAAGAGAAAGTGATGCTCGGCATAGAGGAGAACCTGCACAAGTCTCAGGAACAAGAGAGAACCATTGAAGTGAAGCCAAAATCGGGCTCAACTTTAGCAAATTGGTTTGGTTTTCGTAAGAGTAAGCTTCCTGCTCCGAGCAGCAAAAAGACTGATCCAGCCAAAgttaaagaggagaagagggagcaaAAGATGACATCACTCCTGGGAGGAAAACAGACTAAGACTgataaaaagagagacagaagaaaaagTGATGGAAAAGACTG CTCTGTGGGGATGAGAGACTCTCACGATGCCGTGCGGGCTTGCATCTCAATGCCCTGCCCAGGAATGTCCCTGAATGAGATACAAGGACATTCGGACACCATCAGGGACCCAAAG ATGCAGATGGTCAACCTGAGAGCTGATGGTGACAATGGATCCACAGTGAAGAGCCCCAACCAGGACGCTGTAATAG GCTCCGGCTGCAAGATGCGAACGTTGGACAGTGGAATTGGCACCATCCCTCTTCCTGAATCCtgttccttcttctcctccatcctgcacctcctccccaAATCCTCATCGATACATGAACAGTCCCTCAGTCCACCCAGTGTCCCTGGTTCCTCCAGCGAGGACATGTCTCCTTCCCCGTTGCCCCGGTGGAGAATACCCTCCAGCTTTAAGGACTGCAGCCTTGCAGGGGCGCCCTCCTTCTCCAACTCCTCCATGACCCACATCCACTCAGTGCCTTTCCCGTCTGTGGCCTTCCTCCAGCCGATCCAACCCCAATGTGACCCCATTGTGAcctctgtccgtgtgtgtgatTCCCAGAGCAGGCTCCCCAGACCTCCACCAG gtgGGTTGGAACCAAAGAAGTTGACTTATATCAAATCGAAACCACGGGCCTCTCCAAGTCAACAGAAAGAGCAGAAAAGACTTCAGCTGGCCAACTGTAAGAGACCAAGCATTAGG AGTTTCTGA
- the LOC119228995 gene encoding nck-associated protein 5-like isoform X3, with product MEETVRTLLQNQDSLEGPKVDPLDLMKAYKDKLLEEMWKQQDSLEGPTAAEMPAPPEGGDGSEDNAKDSNPLLEQLRALEAENSALSMENDNQRKQYERCLDEVANQVVQALLTQKDLKEECVKLRTRVFDLEQQNRILSVLFQQRVKTSTSPVSQEVQRNGKACIPAGRWPSLLSLTCPRSSGSGSELSLSSACSEYSSGSHTWAEGRGFSKQCAASRDKRMSTGSVSSNHSAPIEQADLGWKEGHILKGLKHLQMCGSKEASSNASVPHCKDCMTSNEGIYSFGLKCGQQGNTNKQLAPTSKSLKAGAVITARDSDDAKNESTKLQSRESSEPPTKELVCLQKLDVTRDDDNNFQEDPVKLAGNSGLFPSPVTDNFLFLEAPSVKPGVSPTDGLMHLEEKNKTTTMKLSDRNNNQERSTDRKSRLDHVKRQQGRLEVEADTNDVSSSVQPSATSALSYVSVARQRSSSMEVRHCRDQASQAGSESQASSASDSPQRKPKPQLCDSARKAFILRSKSADGGKEQSKQTHSPLHQKLIKGHRSKGQSNPPGQSVPSKSTNLSKAQGSLSKVEKDENPLVSTSSKSLKSVRSPLASPVKHVKTFKPPGINECSKSPTKSSLQSSNESVEESLYDNLPCSPRKQRRQDQHSEVSHLERRSPSPPRPPGRTASLVLRPSCDSLPKAHSSAGQTPSSITGKTTSSTTRQQSYIPCILQPQQSLPPNDNQRSAPQPAQLYHTHSCKMPSASLRESVQLSMDRTATGHDEHGASSIFPSQSILQRSKQSISEPRLSDVFPQAYSKMYYHGITNNPQSSTSRPVKMALPVNAKSHEAISGQETSTFLVFGRHDKNETNSTAKGTFQTFTCDPQMIHECGRHDKVRRKMETRCNSLDSEPPVQPVASDSGVMLDWGFDEEGWLFKRSVSVSTRPPLKPVMGMNGAKARSQSFGARYMDRPSFNRSGKVRTQIKTHSGSSLNSLNDVLPGSMSCSSSYHCPMNRSLLNNFLIEEGLTPPSQLGSSSERLQSLKLQREQARRLQIEQQFSSAFGEPVSEEPERQSSITTIEEKVMLGIEENLHKSQEQERTIEVKPKSGSTLANWFGFRKSKLPAPSSKKTDPAKVKEEKREQKMTSLLGGKQTKTDKKRDRRKSDGKDCSVGMRDSHDAVRACISMPCPGMSLNEIQGHSDTIRDPKMQMVNLRADGDNGSTVKSPNQDAVIGSGCKMRTLDSGIGTIPLPESCSFFSSILHLLPKSSSIHEQSLSPPSVPGSSSEDMSPSPLPRWRIPSSFKDCSLAGAPSFSNSSMTHIHSVPFPSVAFLQPIQPQCDPIVTSVRVCDSQSRLPRPPPGGLEPKKLTYIKSKPRASPSQQKEQKRLQLANCKRPSIRSF from the exons ATGGAGGAGACAGTGCGCACGCTACTACAGAACCAGGACTCATTGGAAGGGCCCAAGGTGGACCCGCTGGACCTGATGAAAGCCTACAAG GACAAACTCTTGGAAGAAATGTGGAAGCAGCAGGACAGTCTGGAGGGTCCCACAGCAGCGGAGATGCCTGCCCCCCCCGAGGGGGGCGACGGGTCAGAGGACAATGCAAAGGACAGCAATCCTCTGCTGGAGCAACTGCGAGCCCTGGAG GCTGAGAACTCTGCTCTGTCCATGGAAAACGACAATCAGAGGAAGCAGTACGAGCGCTGTCTGGACGAG GTGGCTAACCAGGTGGTCCAGGCCCTCCTCACTCAGAAG GACTTGAAGGAGGAATGTGTGAAGCTGCGGACCCGTGTGTTTGACTTGGAGCAGCAAAACCGTATACTGAGCGTGTTGTTTCAACAGCGTGTCAAAACGTCCACGAGTCCTGTCTCCCAG GAGGTCCAAAGGAATGGAAAGGCATGTATTCCTGCAGGGAGGTGGCCCAGCCTGCTGAGCCTCACCTGCCCACGCAGTAGTGGCAGTGGCAGTGAGCTGTCTCTATCCAGTGCTTGTAGTGAGTACTCCAGTGGCTCCCACACTTGGGCAGAGGGACGTGGATTCTCCAAGCAG TGTGCTGCAAGCCGGGACAAAAGGATGAGTACGGGCTCAGTATCCAGCAACCACTCAGCACCCATCGAGCAGGCAGACCTGGGATGGAAGGAAGGCCACATACTCAAAGGTCTGAAGCACCTTCAAATGTGCGGCTCCAAAGAGGCATCCTCAAACGCGTCGGTGCCTCACTGCAAAGACTGCATGACTTCCAATGAGGGAATATACTCGTTTGGTCTCAAGTGTGGCCAACAAGGGAATACAAACAAGCAATTAGCCCCGACAAGTAAATCTTTGAAGGCCGGAGCAGTGATCACTGCCCGAGACTCAGATGATGCCAAAAATGAATCAACGAAATTACAAAGTAGAGAATCCAGTGAACCACCAACAAAAGAGCTTGTTTGCTTGCAGAAACTGGATGTCACAAGGGATGATGACAACAATTTTCAAGAAGATCCTGTAAAACTTGCAGGGAATTCTGGTCTTTTTCCCTCACCTGTCACAgacaactttttgtttttagaggCCCCCTCAGTAAAACCTGGTGTAAGCCCAACAGATGGCCTCATgcatttggaggaaaaaaacaagaccACCACCATGAAGTTAAGCGACAGAAATAATAACCAGGAAAGGTCTACCGACCGTAAATCCAGACTTGATCATGTCAAAAGACAACAGGGCCGACTTGAAGTCGAAGCAGATACAAATGACGTGAGCTCCTCTGTTCAGCCCTCTGCCACTAGCGCTCTGAGCTATGTGAGTGTAGCCAGACAGCGCAGCTCCTCAATGGAGGTTCGTCACTGCAGAGACCAGGCGAGTCAAGCTGGGAGTGAAAGCCAGGCCTCCAGCGCCTCAGACTCTCCACAGAGGAAACCGAAACCTCAACTTTGCGACTCAGCAAGAAAGGCTTTCATTCTGCGGAGTAAAAGTGCAGATGGAGGGAAAGAACAATCTAAGCAAACACATTCTCCCCTCCATCAAAAACTTATTAAGGGCCACAGGTCCAAAGGACAGTCAAACCCTCCTGGCCAAAGTGTTCCTAGCAAAAGTACAAATCTCAGTAAAGCACAGGGTTCATTATCTAAAGTTGAGAAAGATGAGAACCCTTTGGTGTCAACAAGTTCCAAGTCTCTTAAGAGTGTGCGCTCTCCCCTAGCTTCCCCTGTGAAACATGTGAAGACATTTAAGCCCCCGGGGATCAACGAATGCTCAAAGAGCCCAACAAAATCATCTTTGCAATCAAGCAATGAGTCTGTGGAGGAGAGCCTCTATGACAACTTACCCTGCTCTCCACGAAAACAACGCCGCCAAGACCAACACTCGGAGGTTTCCCATTTGGAACGTcggtccccgtcccccccgcgGCCCCCAGGTCGAACTGCTTCTCTGGTCCTTCGCCCCAGTTGTGACAGCTTACCCAAGGCCCATTCATCTGCAGGTCAGACGCCAAGCTCCATTACTGGGAAGACAACATCGAGCACCACCAGGCAACAATCATATATCCCTTGTATTTTACAGCCACAACAATCCCTCCCACCAAACGATAATCAACGTTCAGCCCCACAACCGGCCCAGCTCTACCATACCCATTCATGCAAGATGCCATCAGCCTCACTTCGAGAGTCAGTCCAGCTATCGATGGACAGAACTGCCACCGGCCACGATGAACATGGTGCTTCTTCTATATTTCCAAGTCAGAGCATCTTACAGCGATCCAAACAGAGCATTAGTGAGCCCAGACTTTCAGATGTTTTTCCTCAGGCATATTCTAAGATGTACTACCACGGGATTACCAACAACCCTCAGAGTTCCACCTCAAGACCTGTAAAAATGGCTCTCCCTGTAAACGCTAAATCTCACGAGGCAATTTCTGGACAGGAAACCAGTACCTTCCTGGTTTTTGGAAGACatgacaaaaatgaaacaaactcCACTGCAAAAGGTACATTTCAGACTTTTACGTGTGATCCCCAAATGATACATGAATGTGGACGTCATGATAAAGTCCGCAGAAAGATGGAGACCCGCTGTAACTCACTGGATTCTGAGCCCCCGGTTCAACCTGTGGCATCAGACAGTGGGGTGATGCTGGATTGGGGTTTTGATGAGGAGGGTTGGCTGTTTAAACGTTCAGTGTCTGTGTCGACCAGACCTCCGCTCAAGCCAGTAATGGGAATGAACGGAGCCAAGGCTCGCAGCCAGAGCTTTGGTGCACGCTACATGGACAGGCCAAGCTTCAACAGATCTGGAAAAGTCCGAACTCAGATCAAAACGCACTCAGGGAGCTCCTTGAACTCTCTTAATGATGTGCTTCCGGGAAGTATGAGTTGCTCGAGTAGCTACCATTGTCCGATGAATCGATCCCTTTTGAACAACTTTTTGATTGAAGAGGGCCTGACACCACCTTCACAATTGGGGTCGTCCAGTGAAAGACTCCAGAGTCTTAAACTCCAACGAGAGCAGGCTCGGCGCCTTCAGATTGAGCAACAGTTCTCAAGCGCCTTTGGCGAGCCAGTTTCTGAGGAACCAGAGAGACAAAGTTCTATAACTACAATTGAAGAGAAAGTGATGCTCGGCATAGAGGAGAACCTGCACAAGTCTCAGGAACAAGAGAGAACCATTGAAGTGAAGCCAAAATCGGGCTCAACTTTAGCAAATTGGTTTGGTTTTCGTAAGAGTAAGCTTCCTGCTCCGAGCAGCAAAAAGACTGATCCAGCCAAAgttaaagaggagaagagggagcaaAAGATGACATCACTCCTGGGAGGAAAACAGACTAAGACTgataaaaagagagacagaagaaaaagTGATGGAAAAGACTG CTCTGTGGGGATGAGAGACTCTCACGATGCCGTGCGGGCTTGCATCTCAATGCCCTGCCCAGGAATGTCCCTGAATGAGATACAAGGACATTCGGACACCATCAGGGACCCAAAG ATGCAGATGGTCAACCTGAGAGCTGATGGTGACAATGGATCCACAGTGAAGAGCCCCAACCAGGACGCTGTAATAG GCTCCGGCTGCAAGATGCGAACGTTGGACAGTGGAATTGGCACCATCCCTCTTCCTGAATCCtgttccttcttctcctccatcctgcacctcctccccaAATCCTCATCGATACATGAACAGTCCCTCAGTCCACCCAGTGTCCCTGGTTCCTCCAGCGAGGACATGTCTCCTTCCCCGTTGCCCCGGTGGAGAATACCCTCCAGCTTTAAGGACTGCAGCCTTGCAGGGGCGCCCTCCTTCTCCAACTCCTCCATGACCCACATCCACTCAGTGCCTTTCCCGTCTGTGGCCTTCCTCCAGCCGATCCAACCCCAATGTGACCCCATTGTGAcctctgtccgtgtgtgtgatTCCCAGAGCAGGCTCCCCAGACCTCCACCAG gtgGGTTGGAACCAAAGAAGTTGACTTATATCAAATCGAAACCACGGGCCTCTCCAAGTCAACAGAAAGAGCAGAAAAGACTTCAGCTGGCCAACTGTAAGAGACCAAGCATTAGG AGTTTCTGA